One genomic segment of Ictalurus punctatus breed USDA103 chromosome 12, Coco_2.0, whole genome shotgun sequence includes these proteins:
- the lrp12 gene encoding low-density lipoprotein receptor-related protein 12, whose translation MACAWGMKKISSWTHSLFILSMVFLSKAVCSQHGDNVYVSGISNACGDVVEQIRASSGVITSPGWPFEYPSRINCSWNIRANPGEIITISFQDFEIQSSQRCGLDWISIGTYKNLDGYRACGSSIPAPYISSQDHVWIKFHSDDTLAGKGFRLSYITGKSEEVSCEPDQFHCVNGKCIPQSWRCNTMDECGDNSDEELCVHPNPPSSSSSSSSFFSFQPCSFDQFPCVSRYTRVLTCLPSSLRCDGAIDCQDLSDEIDCDAPACSELRLQNFYGTFNSPNYPDFYPPGSDCSWLIDTGDRRRVVLRFLDFKLDGTGYYGDFVKVYDGLEAEPRRLLRVLTALDSRTSVITVVSSSGQLRVHFYADKINTARGFNATYQVEGFCLPWEMPCGGNWGCYTEQQRCDGYWHCANGKDELNCSGCGEDEFPCSRNGACYPRSDRCNYQNRCPNGSDEKNCAFCQPGNFHCRNGRCVFESWVCDAQDDCGDSSDEDACPVAVPTRVIAAAVIGSLVCGLLLVIALGCTCKLYSLRSFERRSFETQLSRVEAELLRREAPPSYGQLIAQGLIPPVEDFPVCSGNQASVLENLRLAVRSQLGFTSIRLPSSGRHGNVWRRLFNFTRSRHSASLALVSSGAGVESESGIGANGVGSSGPISERPDSDDLESEQQGAVGGASASLLPHKTPPATTVVSVSGSTAPHAVAESDEIVAPPPNGRGSFVARGLRWVRMSLGSRFVQQNRSPLRQTQNGTANEEDDDEDVELLVPLTENSDAPSAAPSLRGRPEIRDGPCEHCGMVHTAQVPDACLEATARTETSDDDSLLLC comes from the exons GTCTGCTCACAGCACGGTGATAATGTCTACGTGTCGGGGATCTCTAACG cctgtGGCGATGTGGTGGAGCAGATCAGGGCGTCCAGCGGTGTGATCACCAGTCCTGGGTGGCCTTTTGAGTATCCGTCTCGCATCAACTGCAGCTGGAACATCCGAGCAAATCCTGGAGAAATCATCACCATCAG TTTTCAGGACTTTGAGATCCAGAGCTCACAGCGCTGCGGTTTGGACTGGATCTCCATTGGCACCTACAAGAACCTGGACGGTTACCGAGCGTGTGGTTCGTCCATCCCCGCTCCGTACATCTCGTCTCAGGACCACGTGTGGATTAAATTTCACTCGGATGACACGCTCGCTGGCAAGGGCTTCCGGCTGTCTTACATCACAG gaAAGTCGGAGGAGGTGAGCTGCGAGCCGGATCAGTTCCACTGCGTGAACGGGAAGTGCATCCCCCAGTCGTGGAGGTGCAACACAATGGACGAGTGCGGAGACAACTCGGACGAGGAGCTGTGCGTTCATCCCAAccctccttcttcttcatcctcctcctcctcctttttctcCTTCCAGCCGTGCTCTTTCGATCAGTTCCCCTGCGTGTCGCGCTACACCCGAGTCCTCACCTGCCTCCCTTCTTCTCTCCGCTGTGACGGCGCCATCGATTGCCAGGATCTGAGTGACGAAATCGACTGCGACGCCCCGGCGTGCTCCGAGCTCCGCCTTCAAAACTTTTACGGAACTTTTAACTCTCCGAATTATCCGGATTTCTATCCTCCGGGCAGCGATTGCTCGTGGCTAATCGATACAGGCGATCGCCGCCGCGTCGTCCTGCGCTTCCTGGATTTCAAATTGGATGGAACCGGTTACTATGGAGATTTCGTAAAAGTGTACGACGGCTTGGAGGCGGAGCCTAGACGCCTCCTTCGCGTCCTGACCGCCCTCGACTCGCGCACTTCTGTCATAACTGTCGTTTCGTCATCAGGGCAGCTCCGCGTGCACTTCTATGCCGATAAGATCAACACGGCACGAGGATTTAACGCTACATATCAGGTTGAAGGGTTTTGTTTGCCCTGGGAGATGCCATGTGGAGGCAACTGGGGGTGTTACACCGAACAGCAGCGCTGCGACGGATACTGGCACTGCGCTAACGGCAAGGACGAGCTGAACTGCAGCGGATGCGGCGAAGACGAGTTCCCGTGTTCGAGAAATGGTGCGTGCTACCCGCGATCTGACCGCTGCAACTACCAGAACCGCTGCCCCAACGGCTCCGACGAGAAGAACTGCGCGTTCTGCCAGCCCGGGAACTTCCACTGCAGGAACGGGCGCTGTGTGTTCGAGAGCTGGGTGTGTGACGCGCAGGACGACTGCGGCGACTCCAGCGACGAGGACGCGTGCCCCGTCGCCGTGCCAACGCGGGTCATCGCCGCCGCGGTTATCGGCAGCCTGGTGTGCGGCCTGCTGCTCGTCATCGCACTCGGCTGCACCTGCAAACTCTACTCTCTCAGGAGCTTCGAGCGCAG GTCGTTTGAGACGCAGTTGTCCAGAGTTGAGGCGGAGTTACTGAGGAGAGAAGCTCCGCCCTCATACGGACAGCTTATTGCTCAAGGTTTAATCCCCCCTGTGGAGGATTTCCCTGTCTGTTCTGGCAACCAG GCTTCCGTGTTGGAGAATCTCCGGCTGGCCGTCCGCTCTCAGCTCGGCTTCACCTCCATCCGCCTCCCGTCCTCCGGTCGGCACGGCAACGTCTGGCGCCGGCTCTTCAACTTCACGCGATCTCGCCACTCCGCCTCCTTGGCGCTGGTGTCCTCTGGCGCAGGGGTGGAGTCAGAATCAGGAATCGGTGCCAACGGCGTCGGAAGCTCCGGCCCCATTTCGGAGCGACCGGACTCTGATGATTTGGAGAGTGAGCAGCAGGGGGCGGTGGGCGGCGCATCGGCTTCTCTTCTGCCTCACAAGACCCCTCCCGCCACCACCGTCGTGTCTGTTTCCGGGAGCACCGCCCCGCACGCTGTAGCCGAGAGCGACGAGATAGTGGCCCCGCCTCCCAACGGGCGTGGCTCGTTTGTGGCACGCGGCCTGCGCTGGGTCCGGATGTCCCTCGGTTCTCGGTTCGTGCAGCAGAACCGGAGCCCTCTGAGGCAGACGCAGAACGGAACAGCGAACGAAGAAGACGACGATGAAGACGTCGAGCTCCTCGTTCCTTTAACCGAAAACTCGGACGCGCCCTCCGCCGCTCCCTCGCTCCGAGGCAGGCCAGAGATTCGGGACGGGCCCTGCGAACACTGCGGGATGGTTCACACGGCTCAGGTTCCCGACGCGTGCTTAGAGGCCACGGCTAGAACAGAAACCAGCGACGACGATTCTCTTTTGCTTTGTTAA